A stretch of the Ctenopharyngodon idella isolate HZGC_01 chromosome 14, HZGC01, whole genome shotgun sequence genome encodes the following:
- the qdpra gene encoding quinoid dihydropteridine reductase a, protein MAAANRVLVYGGKGALGSACVHYFRSKGWWVASIDIVANEEANANVLVKLCESFTDQAAQVTSDVATLLGEQKVDAIVCVAGGWAGGNCSSKDLYKNTDMMWKQSVWTSTISSHLASLHLKPGGLLTLSGAKASLDGTPGMVGYGMAKAAVHQLCKSLAGENSGLPSGAVAVAILPVTLDTPMNRKFMPDADFGSWTPLEYIAETFHSWATGSGRPASGSLIQLVTIGGKTEASAAQ, encoded by the exons ATGGCAGCTGCGAACCGTGTCCTTGTTTACGGAGGAAAAGGAGCTCTCGGCTCGGCATGTGTGCATTATTTTAGGTCGAAAGGCTGG TGGGTTGCCAGTATTGACATAGTAGCGAATGAAGAAGCGAACGCAAACGTCCTGGTGAAGCTCTGCGAGTCGTTCACCGATCAAGCCGCTCAG GTGACGTCTGATGTAGCCACATTGCTGGGGGAACAAAAGGTTGACGCCATTGTTTGTGTGGCTGGAGGATGGGCTGGAGGAAATTGCAGCTCAAAAG ACTTGTATAAGAACACTGATATGATGTGGAAACAGAGTGTCTGGACCTCCACCATTTCCAGTCATCTTGCATCGCTCCATCTGAAGCCAGGAGGCCTGCTGACTCTCTCTGGAGCAAAGGCCTCACTGGATGGCACTCCAG GAATGGTTGGGTATGGCATGGCCAAAGCTGCAGTCCATCAGCTGTGCAAAAGTTTGGCTGGAGAGAACAGCGGTCTTCCATCTGGAGCTGTAGCTGTGGCCATTCTTCC GGTTACCTTGGATACACCAATGAACAGAAAATTCATGCCTGACGCAGATTTTGGGAGCTGGACACCGCTGGAATACATCGCAGA AACCTTCCACAGCTGGGCCACTGGGTCAGGACGGCCAGCCTCAGGCAGCCTCATACAGTTGGTGACGATCGGGGGGAAAACAGAGGCCTCAGCGGCCCAGTAA